The Flavobacterium commune genome contains the following window.
TGGAAAAGCTTATTTAGAAATTAAAGGAAAATTATATAACCCAACGCCTGTTCCACAAACGTTCTTGTGGTGGGCTAATCCAGCTGTGGCGGTGAACGAACATTATCAATCGGTTTTTCCACCGGATGTACATGCGGTTTTTGACCACGGAAAACGCGATGTTTCGACATTCCCAATTGCAACAGGTACCTATTATAAAATCGATTATTCGGCGGGAGTTGATATTTCGAATTATAAAAACATTCCGGTTCCGACTTCTTATATGGCTATCAACTCTGATTTTAACTTTGTGGGAGGTTATGAGAATGATACCCAAGCAGGTGTACTTCATGTGGCCAATCATCATATTTCACCGGGAAAAAAACAATGGACTTGGGGTAATGGAGATTTTGGAAAAGCATGGGACAGAAATCTTACCGATGAAGACGGCCCTTACATTGAATTGATGGCAGGAGTTTATACGGATAATCAGCCAGATTTTACTTGGATGCAACCTTATGAGGAAAAAACATTTACTCAATACTTTTTGCCTTATCGCGAACTGGGTGTAGTGAAAAATGCCTCTCAGGATTTGCTTTTAAATATTGATAAAGAAGGAGACAAAGCCATTGTAAAGATTTTTGCCACATCATTACAGAAAAAGGCAAAGGTAGTACTTGAAGGATTTTTTGAAGAAACTTTGGATTTGAGTCCTGAACAGGTTTTTGAACGTGAAATTTCAGTTGGTGATATTGCTGTTATTGATTTAAAGTTAGTAGTGTATGCTGCAAACGGACGAGAATTGTTAAGTATAAAAGCAGAAGAACAAGAAGCAAAGGAAACACCTGAAGCAGCAAAAGCTGCTTTTTCACCTGAAGAAACGCCTACTTGTGAGCAATTGTATCTTACGGGCTTGCATTTAGAACAATACCGTCATGCCACTTATCTGGCTACGGATTATTATCAGGAAGCCTTGAAACGAGATCCTTCTGATGTTAGAAATAATAATGCGATGGGACTTTGGTTACTTCGTCGTGGGAAATTTGTCGAATCGGAAAAGTATTTCCAGGCTGCGATTGATACCCAATTGCAACGCAACCCGAATCCGTATGATGGAGAACCTCGTTATAATCTGGGACTTGCTTTACAGTATCAAAGAAAAAACAAGGAAGCCTACGCTGCATTTTATAAATCATGTTGGAATGCTGCCATGCAGGATGCCGGATATTTTGGCTGTGCCCAGATTTCTTGTGTTCACGATAATCTGACTGATGCATTATATGAAATTGATAAGTCTTTAACTCGTAACTGGCATAATCACAAAGCACGTACTTTAAAAACAGCGATTTTACGAAAGTCAGGAAACGAAAAAGAAGCCTTGTCACTGATTGAAGATTCGTTGAAAATTGACTTATTCAATTTTGGATGTCGTTTCGAAGAATATCTTATTTCAAATTCGGCTGTAGCTTTGGAAGAAATGAATAGGCTTATGCGTGGCGAAATTCATAATTATGAAGTGGTAGCATTGGATTATATTGCTGCGGGAATGTATGATGAAGCTGTTCAATTACTGGAAGAAGGAATCAAAGTATGTCCAACAACCCCAATGACCTATTATTATATGGGTTGGGCGTTGAGCTTAGCCAACAAAGATGCTAAAGCAGCATTTGAAGCAGCGGCAAGTCATGCACCTGAATATTGTTTCCCTAATCGTCTGGAAGCAATTTCAGCATTGGAAGTGGCACAAAAACTAAATCCAACGGATTCCAAAGCACCTTATTATTTAGGGAATTTATGGTATGACAAACGTCAATATTCTGAAGCTATTGCAAGTTGGGAAAAGTCTGTTGAAATTGACGGTACACTCCCTACGGTGGTGAGAAATCTTTCTTTGGCTTATTTCAATAAATTGCAACAGGAAGAAAAAGCACTTCAATATCTGGAAAAAGCTTTTTCATTAGATACAAGTGATTCCCGTATCCTGATGGAGTTGGATCAATTGTACAAGCGTCTTTGCAAACCACATTCAGAGCGATTGGCCTTTTTGGAAAAATATTTCAATCTGGTAGAACAACGTGATGATGTTTATTTGGAATATGTTACTTTGTGTAACCAATTAGGAGATTATGCAAAAGCTATTGCATTGATTGATAATCGTATTTTTCATCCTTGGGAAGGTGGCGAAGGAAAAGTTCCGGCGCAATACCAATTGGCAAGAGTAGAATTAGCCAAACAACATTTGGCTAAAAAAGAATACAAAGAGGCCATTCAATTATTGAACGAATGCTTGGAGTATCCTCATAATCTGGGTGAAGGAAAATTATATGGTGCACAGGAAAATGATTTTCATTATTGGTTGGGCTGTGCGTACGAAGGTTTGAATCAAATAGAAGAAGCTCAAAAATACTGGAAACTAGCCAAAGACGGAAATACCGAACCTGCCGCAGCCATTTTTTATAATGATCAAAAACCGGATAAAATATTTTATCAAGGATTGGCATTGTTAAAATTAGGATTAGCTGAAGAAGCGAATACCAGATTTAACAAATTGATTGCCTTTGGAACAAAACATTTGAACGAAACCATAAAATTGGATTATTTTGCTGTTTCATTACCTGATTTATTGATTTGGGAGGATGATCTAACTTTCCGCAATAAAATCCATTGTCATTACATGCTTGGTTTAGGTAATTTTGGATTAGGCGAAATAGCTAAAGCAAAAACACATCTGAACGAAGCAGCGAAAATGGATGTAAACCATCAGGGAGTTCAACAGCATTTGTCAATAGTTAATGAATGTACAGTAATTAATTCAGAAATTGCATAAGAATTTGGCAAATACATTTAATTTCCTATTTATGAAAAAAAATAAAATTTCGAAATCACTATTGAGTATTGCTTATGTTGTTTTAGGTACTTTTTCGATATCGGCACAAACGAATTATTCGATTGATATTACTAAAGTGAATACCGAAGTAAAGCGCGGTCATCTTGATTTAGGTGGGACTAATGCTAAAGGTGATAAAATCGACGTAAACAGTTTTTATCTGGAACGTAAAGGAAAACCTTTTATTCCGGTTATTGGGGAGTTTCATTTTAGTCGTTATCCGCATCAATATTGGGACGAGCAGCTAAAGAAAATGAAAGCCGGTGGGATCACCGTTGTAGCTACTTATGTGTTTTGGAACATGCATGAATTCAAGGAAGGTACTTTCAACTGGAGTGGAGATCTCGATGTTCGTCGTTTTACGGAATTGTGTGCCAAAAATGGTTTGGAAGTGCTCATGCGTGTTGGCCCTTTCGCTCATGGCGAAATTCGTAATGGCGGTTTACCGGATTGGTTGTACGGTCGTCCTATTGATGTAAGAAGCAATGATCAGGTCTATTTGTTTTATACCAACCGCTTGTATCAGGAAATAGGCAAACAGTTAAAAGGACTTATGTTTAAAGATGGAGGTCCTATTATTGGTGTGCAATTAGAAAATGAATACCAGCATTCAACAGCTCCTTGGGGATTTACGTATCAGGATGCTCCTAAAGAGCGCACTGTTGCAGGACGTGATAAAAAGATTATTCAGGATGGAGTAGGTATCAATACCATGGGGAATGAATTTGCCGATGTAGGGCGTGACCACATGAAAACACTAAAAAAACTGGCCATTGATGCGGGTTTAATAGCACCTATTTATACGGCTACAGGTTGGGGTTATGCAACCATAGTAGAAAAAGGGTCTATTCCGGTTATGGCGGGTTATGCTTATCCGTTTTGGACAGCTGGAAATAGTCCGTCGCCATTTTATTTGTTTAAAAATATACATCAAAAGCCCGATTATTCTCCAGTGAGTTACGATGTAAATTTATATCCATCTATGGCAGCCGAATTAGGAACCGGAATGGCGGTTACTTATTCACGACGTCCACGTGTTCCGGGTGAAAGTTTTCTTCCTATGATGGTTCGTACGGTGGGAAGCGGAACTAACGGACTAGGATTTTATATGTATCATGGCGGAACAACACCTTCAATAGGGAACTATTTTTTTACTGAAGGGGCGGGACTTCCTAATAAATCCTACGATTATCAGGCTCCTATTGGTGAATTTGGAAATGTAAGCAGTGGTTATTATCCTTTAAAGTTAATCAATTACTTTTTGAAAGGTTATGGTAATGATTTAGCACCTTTATATCCAATATTGCCTTCGACTAATGACAGTATCAAAGCTACTGATACTAGTACTTTGCGTTATGCTGTAAGAGGAGATGGAGAAAAAGGTTATTTGTTCATGCATAATTTCCAGGATCATTTAGAAACTAAAGATTTATCAAATTTAAAAATTGATATTGCTACTAAACAAGGAAAAATACAATTTCCACAAACAGGAACTTTTACCTTAAAAGCAGGAAGTTCAGCATTTTTTCCGTTTAATGTAAATTATGATGGTGTAGCCATTTGTATGGCAACGGTACAGCCTTTTTGCAAGTTTACCAATAAGAATAAAAAGTATAATGTGATGGTTGCAATAGATGGTATTGCTCCTGAAATTGTACTTCAAGGTAAGGTGAAAGTTAGTGGTACAGGAATAAAAACTGTAGCTAGAAACGGGAATACTGTTGTAGTTTGTAGTGCTGGTAAAATCAATGATTTTGAAATAAACGGAGTTTCATTTTTAGTTTTACCAAGTAGTGAAGCAGAAAAAGGGTATTTGATTGGCGAAGTTGACAATCAAAAGTTAGTATTGAGTAACGCATTGGTATTAGATAATAATGGAAAACTAACATTGGTTAGTAATAATCAGGAAAACATTGATTTTGCTGTATATCCTGCTATTGCTGTAACTTCGGTTGATGGAAAGCTGACAAAAGGAAAAGCGGCAATTAAAAACATAAGTGCCTGGAAGTTGAGTGTACCAAAAGTAGATACTACTATTAAATTAATACAAGCCGATAACAGTCACTATGTACTGAAAGCGGGCAGTCTTGATTTATCGAAAGTAAATGATGTTTTCATCACTTTTGATTATCGTGGCGATCGTGGAATTTGTATGATGAACGGTGAGTTGCAAACAGACGATCTTTATACGAGCAAACCCTGGACAGTTGGACTTAAAAGATTCCAGGAAGCTTTAAAAACAACAGATATGTATTTCTATTTTATGCCAATGCTAAAAGACGCTCCTTATTTAAGTTATTTGGACAAAAATGTATTGCCTGATTTTAGTGATAAAAAGAGTTTTCTGGAAGTGAAACAACCTCAAATTTCAGTTGAATACAAAGCGAATGTTGAGTTTAAGTAACATAAAATGCTTTTCATAAATCATCAAATTTTCCTGATTCTAATTAGCAATAATTTGACAATGAATTAATTTCTAATTGGAGCAATCGAAAATAATCTGGAATAAAGTGAATTTTAATTTTGGATTCCTACAAGGTAAATGTATTTTTGGAAAAACAAGATTACTGTAAAACACATGAGAATATCAAAATTAATTCTTGCCCTGCTAATTTTTATGAGTTTGGCAAATCATGCTCAAACTTCTGGAAAAGCTGGAACTTTTGAGGCTGGAGAAAAAGCATTTCTATTAAACGGAAAACCATTTTTAGTACGTGCTGGAGAAATCCACTTTCCGAGAATTCCCAGAGAATATTGGGAACAACGCATTCAAATGTGTAAAGCCATGGGGATGAATACCATTTGTATTTATCTTTTTTGGAATTTTCATGAGCAACAACCAGATCAATTTGATTTTACAGGACAAAAAGATGTAGCCGAATTTGTGCGACTTGTTCAAAAAAACGGAATGTATTGTGTAGTTCGTCCCGGACCTTACGTTTGTGCCGAATGGGATATGGGCGGTTTGCCTTGGTGGTTATTGAAAAAGAAAGATCTTCAGGTTCGAACGTCTAATGATTCGTATTTTATGGAACGTTCTTTAAAATATTTAAAAGAAGTAGGGAAACAATTGGCTCCGTACCAAATTCAAAATGGCGGAAATATTATCATGGTTCAGGTCGAAAATGAATATGGTGTTTTCGGGAATGATCTGGGTTATATGAACCAAATTCGTGATGCTGTTCGTGCTTCAGAATTTGACAAGGTTCAATTGTTCCGTTGCGACTGGAGTTCGAATTTCTTTAAATATGATGTAGAAGGAGTTTACACGGCATTAAATTTTGGTGCTGGTTCAAATATTGATAAACAGTTTGAAAAGTATAAAGAAATTTATCCGAAAGCGCCGCTCATGTGCAGCGAATATTGGACGGGTTGGTTTGATTACTGGGGAAGAGCACATGAAACCCGATCAATTAGCAGTTTTATAGGTAGTTTAAAAGACATGTTGGATCGTAATATTTCATTTAGTTTGTATATGGCGCATGGTGGAACTTCTTTTGGACAATGGGGTGGAGCCAATTCGCCTCCGTTTGGTGCGATGGTTTCTTCTTATGATTACAATGCTCCAATTAATGAAGCAGGAAAGCCTACAGACAAATTTTACGCAGTGCGTGATTTGATGAAAAATTATCTGAATCCTGGCGAAACTATTCCAGAACCGCCAGCCAATTATCCTGTAATTTCGATTCCTAAGATTACATTTAATGAATCAGCATCGCTTTTTGAAAATCTTCCAAAAGCTAATAAATCAGAATTAATCCAACCGATGGAAAATTTTGATCAGGGCTGGGGGCGCATTTTGTATCGTACCAAATTACCAGAAAGTGCCACTTCATTTGATATAAAAATTACGGATTTGCATGATTGGGCTGCTATTTATATCAATGGAAAATTGATTGGAAATTTAGATCGTCGAAAAGATCAGAATACAATAAAACTACCTGCAGCAAAAAAAGGTGATGTCCTTGATATTTTAGTTGATGCTTTGGGCAGAGTGAATTATGGAAAAACCATTATTGACCGTAAAGGAATTACGGAGAAAGTAGAAATGCTGGTGGGTTCAACTGCTACTAATCTGACCAATTGGGAAGTTTTTAATTTTCCGGTAGATTATGATTTTCAAAAGAAAATGAAATTCAAAAAAGCCAAAGCCAATGGTCCGGCTTGGTACAAAGCTACTTTCGAATTGAATTCTGTAGGCGATACCTACATTGACATGAGTTCTTGGGGCAAAGGAATGGTTTGGGTAAACGGATATAATATTGGTCGTTATTGGAAAATTGGACCACAACAAACCTTGTTTATGCCTGGATGTTGGTTGAAAAAAGGCAAAAATAAGATTATCATTCTTGATTTAGAAAAGCCAAAACAAACTCAGGTTACAGGAGTAACGGTTCCTGTTTTAGACAAAATTGTAGTAGACGAATCGCTTTTGCACCGTAAAAAAGGAGAAATTTTGGATTTATCTGCTGAAACACCTGCAAATCAGGGAGAGTTAAGCAGCGGTCAGGGTTGGAAAGAAGTCATTTTCGAAAAAGAATTCGAAGGTCAGTATTTTTGTTTTGAAGTTTTAAATTCTCAGAATCCTAAAGATACCAGCAGCAGTATTGCTGAAATTGAATTGATTGGTACTGATGGTTTGCCAGTCAATCGTTCTAAATGGAAGATTGTTTACGCTGATAGCGAAGAAGTTTCAGTAGGAAATTATTCGGCTGAAAAAATATTCGATCAACAGGAGTCTACTTTTTGGTCGACTGCCTGGACGGTTTCAAAAACGCCACATCCGCATCAGGTTGTTGTAAACATGGAAGAATCTGTTAAAATTAAAGGATTTAAATATTTGCCCCGTACGGATAAAAGTACCAATGGAAATGTAAAAAACTATCGTTTTTATATTAAACCAAGCTCATTTACAATTAAAAAATAATATGATTGTCCGCTAAGCGGACTAAAAATTCAATAATGGCACACGGATGACACAGATTAGACAGATTTTCGCTGATTGTTATATAAAAATCTGTTTTTTTATCAGTTTAAATCCGTGTCATCCGTGTGCCATTTTAAAAATTGTTACTAGTAACGCATAGTCATAAAAAAATAAATACAATCTAATGAAAAAACTCAATTACGTCTGTCTTCTTTTGGCAATTCTATTTTCTTTAAGCAGTTTTAAAGGAAAAGACGAAGTGATTAATCTGGATGGTAATTGGCATTTTGAAATTGATCGAAATGACGAAGGAATCACTGGAAAATGGTACAATAGAAATCTTTCGGATAATATCAAGTTGCCGGGTTCGATGGCGGAATTCTTAAAAGGAGACGAAATTACCTTAAAAACAAAGTGGACAGGTTCTATTTATGATAGTTCCTTTTACTTTAGACCGAGTTTAAAAAAATACCGTCAACCGGGAAATATTCACATTCCTTTTTGGCTGACTCCGGCAAAACATTATGTTGGAGCTGCCTGGTACCAAAAAGAAGTGGACATTCCTG
Protein-coding sequences here:
- a CDS encoding DUF5107 domain-containing protein, whose translation is MSVKAWQDEVIIPTYEIGKAEKNPIFLEKRVYQGSSGVVYPYPVVEKIEDEKKDKSYQAVYLENEYIKVMILPELGGRVQMAYDKIKKRHFIYYNQVIKPALVGLTGPWISGGIEFNWPQHHRPSTFLPVDHTIENNADGSITVWVSENEKMFHQKGMAGFTLHPGKAYLEIKGKLYNPTPVPQTFLWWANPAVAVNEHYQSVFPPDVHAVFDHGKRDVSTFPIATGTYYKIDYSAGVDISNYKNIPVPTSYMAINSDFNFVGGYENDTQAGVLHVANHHISPGKKQWTWGNGDFGKAWDRNLTDEDGPYIELMAGVYTDNQPDFTWMQPYEEKTFTQYFLPYRELGVVKNASQDLLLNIDKEGDKAIVKIFATSLQKKAKVVLEGFFEETLDLSPEQVFEREISVGDIAVIDLKLVVYAANGRELLSIKAEEQEAKETPEAAKAAFSPEETPTCEQLYLTGLHLEQYRHATYLATDYYQEALKRDPSDVRNNNAMGLWLLRRGKFVESEKYFQAAIDTQLQRNPNPYDGEPRYNLGLALQYQRKNKEAYAAFYKSCWNAAMQDAGYFGCAQISCVHDNLTDALYEIDKSLTRNWHNHKARTLKTAILRKSGNEKEALSLIEDSLKIDLFNFGCRFEEYLISNSAVALEEMNRLMRGEIHNYEVVALDYIAAGMYDEAVQLLEEGIKVCPTTPMTYYYMGWALSLANKDAKAAFEAAASHAPEYCFPNRLEAISALEVAQKLNPTDSKAPYYLGNLWYDKRQYSEAIASWEKSVEIDGTLPTVVRNLSLAYFNKLQQEEKALQYLEKAFSLDTSDSRILMELDQLYKRLCKPHSERLAFLEKYFNLVEQRDDVYLEYVTLCNQLGDYAKAIALIDNRIFHPWEGGEGKVPAQYQLARVELAKQHLAKKEYKEAIQLLNECLEYPHNLGEGKLYGAQENDFHYWLGCAYEGLNQIEEAQKYWKLAKDGNTEPAAAIFYNDQKPDKIFYQGLALLKLGLAEEANTRFNKLIAFGTKHLNETIKLDYFAVSLPDLLIWEDDLTFRNKIHCHYMLGLGNFGLGEIAKAKTHLNEAAKMDVNHQGVQQHLSIVNECTVINSEIA
- a CDS encoding beta-galactosidase, whose protein sequence is MKKNKISKSLLSIAYVVLGTFSISAQTNYSIDITKVNTEVKRGHLDLGGTNAKGDKIDVNSFYLERKGKPFIPVIGEFHFSRYPHQYWDEQLKKMKAGGITVVATYVFWNMHEFKEGTFNWSGDLDVRRFTELCAKNGLEVLMRVGPFAHGEIRNGGLPDWLYGRPIDVRSNDQVYLFYTNRLYQEIGKQLKGLMFKDGGPIIGVQLENEYQHSTAPWGFTYQDAPKERTVAGRDKKIIQDGVGINTMGNEFADVGRDHMKTLKKLAIDAGLIAPIYTATGWGYATIVEKGSIPVMAGYAYPFWTAGNSPSPFYLFKNIHQKPDYSPVSYDVNLYPSMAAELGTGMAVTYSRRPRVPGESFLPMMVRTVGSGTNGLGFYMYHGGTTPSIGNYFFTEGAGLPNKSYDYQAPIGEFGNVSSGYYPLKLINYFLKGYGNDLAPLYPILPSTNDSIKATDTSTLRYAVRGDGEKGYLFMHNFQDHLETKDLSNLKIDIATKQGKIQFPQTGTFTLKAGSSAFFPFNVNYDGVAICMATVQPFCKFTNKNKKYNVMVAIDGIAPEIVLQGKVKVSGTGIKTVARNGNTVVVCSAGKINDFEINGVSFLVLPSSEAEKGYLIGEVDNQKLVLSNALVLDNNGKLTLVSNNQENIDFAVYPAIAVTSVDGKLTKGKAAIKNISAWKLSVPKVDTTIKLIQADNSHYVLKAGSLDLSKVNDVFITFDYRGDRGICMMNGELQTDDLYTSKPWTVGLKRFQEALKTTDMYFYFMPMLKDAPYLSYLDKNVLPDFSDKKSFLEVKQPQISVEYKANVEFK
- a CDS encoding beta-galactosidase, whose amino-acid sequence is MRISKLILALLIFMSLANHAQTSGKAGTFEAGEKAFLLNGKPFLVRAGEIHFPRIPREYWEQRIQMCKAMGMNTICIYLFWNFHEQQPDQFDFTGQKDVAEFVRLVQKNGMYCVVRPGPYVCAEWDMGGLPWWLLKKKDLQVRTSNDSYFMERSLKYLKEVGKQLAPYQIQNGGNIIMVQVENEYGVFGNDLGYMNQIRDAVRASEFDKVQLFRCDWSSNFFKYDVEGVYTALNFGAGSNIDKQFEKYKEIYPKAPLMCSEYWTGWFDYWGRAHETRSISSFIGSLKDMLDRNISFSLYMAHGGTSFGQWGGANSPPFGAMVSSYDYNAPINEAGKPTDKFYAVRDLMKNYLNPGETIPEPPANYPVISIPKITFNESASLFENLPKANKSELIQPMENFDQGWGRILYRTKLPESATSFDIKITDLHDWAAIYINGKLIGNLDRRKDQNTIKLPAAKKGDVLDILVDALGRVNYGKTIIDRKGITEKVEMLVGSTATNLTNWEVFNFPVDYDFQKKMKFKKAKANGPAWYKATFELNSVGDTYIDMSSWGKGMVWVNGYNIGRYWKIGPQQTLFMPGCWLKKGKNKIIILDLEKPKQTQVTGVTVPVLDKIVVDESLLHRKKGEILDLSAETPANQGELSSGQGWKEVIFEKEFEGQYFCFEVLNSQNPKDTSSSIAEIELIGTDGLPVNRSKWKIVYADSEEVSVGNYSAEKIFDQQESTFWSTAWTVSKTPHPHQVVVNMEESVKIKGFKYLPRTDKSTNGNVKNYRFYIKPSSFTIKK